One region of Mugil cephalus isolate CIBA_MC_2020 chromosome 17, CIBA_Mcephalus_1.1, whole genome shotgun sequence genomic DNA includes:
- the gfra4a gene encoding GDNF family receptor alpha-4a: protein MSHSIMDFLGLYFLQLALIGVPHMALSAGGRDCLRAGDTCSSDDTCSPRLRTLRQCVAGDGSVKLGPGARNQCENAMTALLSTPLHGCQCKRGMKKEKNCLSIYWSLHQSVLHGLNLVESYPYEPEERGSDYVRLASIAAESEVTTVNRCLDAAKACNIDETCQKLRTEYVSACIQPSARSGPCNRPKCNKALRKFFDRVPPDYTQELLFCPCTDTACAERRRQTIVPSCSYEDKDKPNCLAQLRICKADYVCRSRWAQFQYDCQPSEQSSSGCKQENYGACLQTYTGLIGSTITPNYLDNSTSNVGPWCSCAASGNHREQCSDFLAFFHDNICLKNAILAFGNGSDVKTGAGQPGMPSPASDNQSPHLATTAPGVSMETEQNILRAQIPTQVNENDRLWGDEGDSTLPSPGLSDRGTKSVSLPLLLGLSCLLRVLLLDP from the exons GAGTCCCACATATGGCTCTGTCTGCGGGCGGGAGGGACTGTCTGCGCGCCGGAGACACCTGCTCCAGCGATGACACCTGCAGCCCGCGACTGCGCACCCTCAGGCAGTGTGTGGCGGGGGATGGCAGCGTGAAGCTGGGCCCCGGGGCGCGGAACCAGTGCGAGAACGCCATGACAGCGCTTCTGTCCACCCCTCTGCACGGCTGCCAGTGTAAACGAGgcatgaagaaggagaagaactgCCTCAGCATCTACTGGAGTCTGCACCAGTCCGTGCTGCACG GGCTGAACCTGGTGGAGAGCTACCCGTATGAACCGGAGGAGAGGGGCTCCGACTACGTCCGTCTGGCCTCCATCGCTGCAG AGTCCGAAGTAACGACGGTGAACCGCTGCCTGGACGCCGCCAAGGCGTGCAACATAGACGAGACGTGTCAGAAGCTCCGCACGGAGTACGTGTCGGCCTGCATCCAGCCGTCGGCCCGCTCGGGCCCGTGTAACCGGCCAAAGTGCAACAAGGCGCTGAGGAAGTTCTTCGACCGCGTTCCCCCCGATTACACCCAGGAGCTGCTGTTCTGTCCCTGCACCGACACGGCCTGCGCCGAGCGCCGCAGGCAGACCATCGTGCCGTCCTGCTCCTACGAGGACAAAGACAAGCCCAACTGCCTGGCTCAGCTGAGGATCTGCAAGGCCGACTACGTGTGCAG GTCTCGCTGGGCACAGTTCCAGTACGACTGCCAACCCTCcgagcagagcagcagtggcTGCAAGCAGGAGAACTACGGAGCATGTCTACAAACGTACACCGGCCTCATAG GAAGCACAATTACTCCCAACTACCTTGACAACTCCACATCCAACGTGGGACCCTGGTGCTCCTGCGCAGCGAGCGGCAACCACAGGGAGCAATGCAGCGACTTCCTGGCTTTTTTCCACGACAACATCTGCCTGA AAAACGCCATCCTGGCCTTCGGGAACGGATCAGACGTGAAAACGGGCGCCGGCCAGCCCGGGATGCCCAGTCCGGCGTCCGACAACCAGAGCCCACACCTGGCAACCACCGCCCCGggcgtctccatggaaacagagcagaacattCTGCGAGCACAGATACCTACTCAG gTAAACGAGAACGACAGACTGTGGGGCGACGAGGGCGACTCCACCCTTCCCTCCCCGGGCCTTTCGGACCGCGGGACCAAGTCCGTCAGCCTCCCCCTCCTGCTGGGTCTCAGCTGCCTGCTCCGGGTGCTTCTCCTGGACCCGTAA